CCCTGGCCGACCGCCGGTTCCCGCCCGAGCCGCCGCCCACGCTGACGCCCGACCAGGAGCGCGTGTGGCGGGGCGTGTCCGAAGCCATGCGCGCCGACGCGAGTCAGGTGGTGCTCCTTCACGGCGTTACGGGCAGCGGCAAAACCGAAATCTACCTGCGCGCGCTGGACGAGACCCTTCGCGTCAACAAGCAAGCCATCGTCCTCGTGCCCGAAATCTCGCTGACGCCCCAGACGGTGCAACGGTTTGCATCCCGCTTCCCGGGCAAGGTTACCGTGCTGCACAGTGGCCTGTCGGAAGGCGAGCGGTTTGACCAGTGGCAGGGCGTGCGCGCGGGCAAGTACCCGGTGGTTGTGGGCGCGCGGTCGGCCCTGTTCGCGCCGGTGCGGCGCCTGGGGCTTATCATCCTGGACGAGGAACACGAGCCCTCGTACAAGAACGACCACACGCCTCGCTATCACGCGCGGGATGTCGCCGTGCAACTGGGGCAACTGACGGGCGCCACGGTGATCCTGGGCAGCGCGACGCCCGACGTGGTTACGTACACCCTGGCCAAGCAGGGCCGCTACCGCCTGCTGGAACTCCCCCAGCGCATCCTGTGGAGCCGCCAACGCATGGAGGAAGCCCGCAGGGGGTTGCCGGCGTCGCGATTGCACGCCCCCGAAGCCGCGTCGGTGATCTTCAGCGACCTGCCTCGCGTGGAAATCGTGGACCTGCGGCGCGAACTGCTGGAGGGGAATCGGAGCATCTTCAGCCGCGCCCTTCAGGCGGGATTGCGCGAGACGCTGGCCGCCGGCCACCAGGCGATCCTGTTCCTGAACCGTCGCGGCGCTGCCTCCTTCGTGATCTGCCGCGACTGCGGCTACGTGGCCCAGTGCAAGCGCTGCGAACTGCCGCTCACGTACCACAGCGCGGCCAGCGCCCTGGTGTGCCATCACTGCAACCGCCGCGAGACGGCGCCCACCACGTGCCCGGTCTGCGGCAGCACGCGCATTCGCTACTTGGGCCTGGGCACGCAGAAGGTGGAAGAGACGGTGCGGGAGATGTTCCCCAGCGCCCGCACGCTGCGCTGGGACCGCGACACCGCCGGCCAGCCCAGGGCCTACGACGAACTGCTGGAGCACTTCATCCGCGGCCGCGCCGACATCCTCATCGGGACGCAGATGATTGCGAAGGGGCTGGATTTGCCCCGCGTTACCCTGGTGGGTGTCGTCAGCGCGGACACGGCGCTATACCTGCCCGACTTCCGCGCTGCCGAGCGAACGTTCCAACTGCTGGCGCAGGTGGCGGGACGGGCAGGGCGGAGCATCCTGGGCGGGCGCGTGATCATCCAGACCTACACGCCCCAGCAGCCGTGCATTCAGGCGGCCGGCCGCCACGACTACGCTGCCTTCTACGAGCACGAGATCGCCTTCCGGCGCGAGCACGGCTACCCTCCCTTCTCGCGCATGGCGCGCCTGCTGTACACCGACAGCAGCCTCCGCCGATGCCGCGAGGAAAGCGCCCGCATGCGCGAATACCTGGACGACCGCGTTCGGCGGCTTGGCCTCCCCTGGGTGGACATCGTAGGCCCCGCGCCGTGCTTCCTGCCGCGACTGCGGGGGGAGTTCCGCTGGCACATCATCATCCGCACCGACGACCCCTACACGCTGCTTGCGAACCTGGCCTACGACGCGCGTTGGCGCGTGGACATAGACCCCGTGGACTTCGTCTAGGTCAGGGCTT
The Chloroflexota bacterium DNA segment above includes these coding regions:
- the priA gene encoding primosomal protein N', whose translation is MPEFAEVAVNQTLRRTRASERAVPEIFAPSAQGVFHYRIPPHLAAVVSVGQMVWVPFGPHRVQGVILGFSDTAPVENVRELDGIVEAEPALSPAHIALARWISDFYVSPLADAVRLMLPPGMSQRLETVVHLKASPPWPDDLTASQKALLDYLARRSPRRWALLRRRFPTSELRRDLKALEGRGLVARARQLSPPRAQPRSERYVRLTATEAQIASALPRLGKSTAASRLLALLARSEQPVWPLDKACEQAGASPAAARKLAAGGWVALQPRRTLIVLAQPPDSAPPARPSHAAVVDFLRKEGGVAEQDALMREARVSAAVLRTLVDKGWVRRVTEEPRIHLAVPRDRALEQVAEMQGVAKYRAILSVLQQAQEPLWLSWVYAETGCDLDDIRALEEQGLVQIGYKDVERSPLADRRFPPEPPPTLTPDQERVWRGVSEAMRADASQVVLLHGVTGSGKTEIYLRALDETLRVNKQAIVLVPEISLTPQTVQRFASRFPGKVTVLHSGLSEGERFDQWQGVRAGKYPVVVGARSALFAPVRRLGLIILDEEHEPSYKNDHTPRYHARDVAVQLGQLTGATVILGSATPDVVTYTLAKQGRYRLLELPQRILWSRQRMEEARRGLPASRLHAPEAASVIFSDLPRVEIVDLRRELLEGNRSIFSRALQAGLRETLAAGHQAILFLNRRGAASFVICRDCGYVAQCKRCELPLTYHSAASALVCHHCNRRETAPTTCPVCGSTRIRYLGLGTQKVEETVREMFPSARTLRWDRDTAGQPRAYDELLEHFIRGRADILIGTQMIAKGLDLPRVTLVGVVSADTALYLPDFRAAERTFQLLAQVAGRAGRSILGGRVIIQTYTPQQPCIQAAGRHDYAAFYEHEIAFRREHGYPPFSRMARLLYTDSSLRRCREESARMREYLDDRVRRLGLPWVDIVGPAPCFLPRLRGEFRWHIIIRTDDPYTLLANLAYDARWRVDIDPVDFV